ATGCAGCTGCACTTGTGCAGTCCGACCGCTTCTTTCTTTTACGCAATTCTGTCCGATTGACTCAGATTGCCTTTTACACAATTTGTACAATCAGCGCTAAATGCTTACGAGGCGCGGTATTTGATAACAAGCTAAATATTTCCTCGGACTAAGCACCGGGAACCCGTACTTCATATTTGCTACCTGTACCAATGCACGCGATCAATATATGGTATTCTTTTACTGGATGCAAGATAAAAGGGCTCTGAACGACGGTTCATTCGTTGAACCCGCATCCCGCAATCTTTTGACGTCGACTGTCAATTAGATTCATCATGAGGTGAATTAATTAAGTAATTACAACATTACTGGAGCACTTCCCTAACTGTTATCGGCGCGGACCGTTAGAGCTGCACAGATTGTTTCCTCTGTATTTATGACACGTCTATCTATCGACAGTGTACGCACTAGTCACTCGTTATGCTTATCTTTACTTTCTCTGCACAATGCCTGTCGCGACTGCAGCTGCTTCATTATCGCACTATCTTTGGTACTGTTTCTATGACGTCAACAGCAGCGGCGGTGACATTTTGCACCTTGTCCTCTACATATTTGAACTCCCGGACAAACGTATGTTGATTTTAATCATACTGTATATACTTACTAAGTCTGGAGAGACAAAAATGGATTGCTGGCCAAGAGCTTCTTCTGTTGGTTTTTGTTGGTTGTTTCTGTTGGTTTGATGTAAAAGTACGAATGCATCAAATTGAAATCGAGCAATGTtgaagaagagaaaataaaaggaacatAGAATTTTATAAACAAAACAGGAGGAATCACTGGTTTGTAGGAAATAAGTGCTCCAATATTCTTCGGCTGCTGCTTCTCTGCTGCCTTCTTTAAAACTGCCCTTATGACAAGCTTTGTAATAATCATTGAATTCGATATTTTAAAGTTTCGGTATTTCTTGTAGTTTTGGCTTTTGCGGACTAGAGAAAGAAAACTGAGAGATAAGGACGTGGGAGAGTATTACTTTTCTAACATTAAGCTACACAGCCATGAAACGCAAATACATTATTCAGTGTGGCATATGTTAGTTAACATGAGGTGCACATTTTCTTAGCATACTTTTCTTCACGGCGACCGCATGGTGCTCAAAAACTGTGCTATTAATCGAAGACAATGTCTTTTCTACTCTATTGTAATACAACTTTACATCGCAGGACTGGAGCTACTGTCCGCTCTAATTATTCCATTATCGCGGCACGACTGACAAAGCTTTTTTAATTACTTAATTGTTCTGACTAACAGCCCCCGCTGCAGACTGCATGCTTCACGCAAGCTAAATATGTAGTTTTGCTTCAAACAGCGTCAATATGCTGCCGTTTTATGACACAATATCTGACATGCTCAGGCACAGTAACATTCACATCATGGTGCGCGGAATTAGATGTGAAGCATCGGCTTGTAGAAAATACACGCAGATGAGGTAAGTGGAGCGCAGCACCTACTTGGCAAGTAATGAATCGGAAAAGCAAACAAACATGAGGGAAATACATGGGGATGTCATCGCTGCCATCAGCTTCTGACCACTGGAGAGCCGAAGACAATTTTCGTTTATATCCAGTTACCCTGCTCCGTTTCAACTTGCTCGAGCCCATTGATACGAATTTTCTTATATAATACGTCGATCTCTGACAAGCTTGATTCTGTTTCTGTTCTATTAGCACCCATTCGGCTGACTCTGATAGACCACCCACTTATTAGCATTACACATTACTTGACCCTGCCCAACGGCGCTTGTCTTTTTAACaccgaagctgttctagctaaccgtaaaagtggcgcctgctgtcgcaaagcCTCGCCGAGCTAGatcgtcactgcgttgcctagcaacctcctcgcggagcggcatgcgcctcgcctcctctccgggccgtgcacatgttgccttgacatgtgACGTTAAGgacagggaaggagagcatgcgcgcggcgcacgtaatgctcgggagagggaaagagaaaatgagagcgagatagaaagagaaagaaaatgcagcaccaccaacaaggcaacgcgcagagctgctgcggacgccgcccgcgttgcctagccgcgcatgtgCTGAAGCCGTAcaacctcgcgttgcctagtaaccgccggcgcaggtgcgcgctcgcttcgcccgacacagacacgactcctgcctgcctgcctgcctgcgtttgtggcaggccaggaacgctgttgctcgtaggcgccgacgcgtccagcgctagtcacgcgaaatgtcgcgaaaatgatcgcttgagaataccttccctacaagcgtatttaagttaaaccaagttaagacctagcagcaaccaagttaatacctagcagtagcagccagtaagattgaggattgacactttcgctgtgcctaatccttgcacgaccgagtgcaaacttgcccgcaaTCTTGtccgctcgcgtgttccctctaagagtggaccgagctgtacaacctcgcaaaacttagcaaaacctagcaacacttaccaaaagccggaactagctccgctgtgacagagccttgcaccactagtgcaaactgcccacattttctttcttcaaaGCAGTGAGACAACACTTTTGCATCGCGTTTGCATCCTTCCTAGTCTAGACTAGAATATTAGCTACCCACGCTTTCTCTTGCGTGACCAGCAGAAATACCACAAGGAACCAATAGGCTGGagcaaggaagaaagagaaagacagaaggcagggaggttaaccagaataacgtccagttggctaccctacaccggttGAATGGGAAAGGgagcacaaagatgacagggagagagaggagggaaggaaagaaggaaattagcatGAATTCGCTGACGCGAGTGTTAttgcactattagtcaaagacgttcacacacgcccgtcgtcctcaagaagaccaaaagtgccttcaccgctttgtgggccgacgagcgatgcgggcggtgttccagcagcacctgcatgGAAAGCTGCTGAATGTTCAGTTTTTGTGgcgcgttagcaagtttttgTCTTTCTGAGGCATATGGTGGACAATGGCACATCAAGTAGTCGATAGTTTCTTCGGtaccgcagacctcgcatgctgcactgtcggtcactccattTAACGTAGAGTAttcctttgtgaaggcaactcccaaccaaaggcgacagagaagcgaagcttcccGTCgcggaagtccgaatggaggtcggagttgcagtgaggggcttaatcgatgcagtcgtgtatgtcttaagtttggcgagttccactcggttaGTGGGAGagtgcgtgccaggtgtcgaagctgccgtgcagcgtctgtcctcgaaatcggaattggaacgctgtgctcttcttgatgtgatgtgcgagcagcgtaatCTGCGGAATccttgccactgattccacaatgaccagccAGTCAAAGAATAGGTACAGGAAATGGAAATGATCAATAGGGATTGAAAGCTTTCCTCCGGCCCAAATGCAGCCCCGTCCTACAATCGGCCTCCGACCCAAGGCCCACCGCTCAAAGTACAGATAAGCGATGAAGCCAAACTGTCACCATGACTCGTCCGAAAAGCCATATCTCAAACTGCCGCATAAAGCGAACAGCTCGCGGCTGCGAGCTGAACGAGCGAAACGCGAGACCTTCCACCGAGAAGTTCCAAGTTTGCCGTGCCgtcgcgcgcacacgcacgctcTTCGGCGTTGGCGCCAGGAACCCTTGAGCCTCAGTTCCATATCAGCGCGACGCGAAGCTTCTGCTGCTTCACCTCAACCCAATATGGCTCGTAATCTGGCGACTGTCTGTAGCCCCGCCCCCGCCGCCGTCGGAAAGTCCCTGATTCTGTCAGGTCAATGTTTCTCCTCCGCTCAAGTCCCTTAACGTACTCTCAAATGCCGCTGCCGCCCGGACGCGACGCTCGAGGTCATAAAGGCTTGTTTGGCAACAAATGCGTGTTGGCTAGCAAATCTTTCAGATACTTGCTATCATCTACAGACAGCAGGGGCAACTTGTGTGCAATGCACTTTGGCCGTGGATTAATATAGCAACACCTAAACAAGCTTCGCTCCAGTGATAGCAACTTGACGcaacgtagagagagagagagaaagggaagtaGATGGAAGTTAACCAGTACAAAAAATCCAGTTCGTTACCCTACACTTGGTTACGGGGGAAGGGGAGGTAGAAATATACGAAGAAAATGTAGAAGAAAAAGTACATACACATGGATAACCGGCGATCACGATCACCGCACACTATCACAGCACATGCTCACGTGCAGCACAATGCAGCACTTATTTCAGACTACAACTGCTTCTGCAGGTCTGTTGTCTTTAAAACTATAGCAGTGCCTTCGTAATCCTGTGATGCAATGGCTTATGAGGTCGGCATTGCAAAATGGTCTGCTCTGATAATGGTCTAAAAGCGAGCTAGCGCAGTTGTGAATGGTTGTCTCTGTATAGGGCACTGTAAGCTGCCGATGTGATAAAGTAGTGACACTTgcgcgaaacttttttttttcatttctcacTCGACAACTTCACGTGCGATTTACTTGTGAGTCACGGGGAACTTTTTCGGTCCTGAGCAAGTATAACCCTCAGAACGCTTCGTGTCCCTGGAAGACTTGTAGAAAGGACTGCGTTGCAACTGTGAAGTTAACTGGCCGAGATGAAAACGGCTCACATTTTAGCCGTGAGGAAATGCAACAGCTTTCGCATACTCGACGAATAGTCTTAGCTATCAAATTACCATTCGGTGAAAGCATTTCATATTCACTCAAGGCAGCAAAAGCGACGTACTATTGCTATTAAAGAAGCGAGATAAAAGTGATTACATTGTAGTTTCGAACTCAACCATGAGAATCTGGTCATGCTACGAATGGTAGCGTCACCTCTTTTGCTGGTGCAGTAGGTGTCCGTACTCCACCTTGTAACCAGTTAATGACAGAGCATGCGTAGCATGAATTTTTTTCAGACAGGCACTACCTGAGTATGGAGTAATGCCTGAAGATGAATATAGCACACTTGTGAGATACGGTTATACAAGTTATACGTTCTGTTAGTAGAACTTTACTGGGTTTTAATCAGTAACGTGATGTATAATGTCGCAGCGCTATATGTTAAATATCTTCCCTGAGTGACAATAATAGTCACTCTTATTCATGCAACACTCAACCAGAATCTAAGCTATACTTGCATTTAGTCCATGCTCCTTAATTATTCAGTTACCATAGTCAATATCATGCAGTTTGCGGTGACCTTTCAATTGCTGTTCATTTAAAGTCCGCCCAGTAGAACGAATTCAGTTTTAAATGTCACGATAAGCACTGAACGATAGAAGCTAGAATATCCTACATGGGAACCGCGAAGTTCTGTTGCGATTGTAAAGCAGTTTAACTTTGTAGGCAGggttcagaatgcttcagacctACAGGATGCAAAGCACGGCGCGGGACGTTTTGTTAGGCCTTGATTGAGTGACTATTTGATtgcttgatttatttatttaccgaTTGATTTGATGATATTAGAAATAGTGCCAACTTTCGTCATCTGCTTTTCCATGGTATATTTCATGGTAAAATTAATCGACAAATATTAAATGATGATCTAAGAAAATTAATAAACGCACATACGTACATACACATTACGACGAGCATCTGGCGTAGACGCACTTGAAACGGTGTTCAATGTAGCTTACGTGAGAAGACACTTCCTACAATGTGCGCATGAATGTACAGCCAAAGAACATGCCTTGTCTTTCCAGTCTCCGTacatgagtgagtgaaataactttattggaggtccggcgaggacgcgaactcgtcgcgcacccggccgTCGCAAAGTTGACGGTTGGACTGGCAGGTAGATCATGTGAAGTTACGACGCAAAATACGAgtaaaccagaaaaaaaatatttgtttcgTTGCGTTAGATTTCATCTGTCGTCGTCGCTTTGCGTGGTAAATTTACACGTTCTACATGGTTATTGGCAATCAGAATGAGGTAGGTCAAGCAAGTACCTTGGATGTGATAGTCTGTAGAAGTTTTCTTCATCTTACTCATTTACGTAGCTTTAAGGGAAAAGAAAGTTCCTTCTCAATGTACAGCCAGTATAGCGAAACGAGGCTGAAATTTCGGTTGAGATACGTTATCATGATCGTTAAATAGACACCAAGGAGGCTTCGCTACATTTTTTCGCTTCTATAGATGGTGTAAGGGGGAGAAGTCGTTTTCTTTCATAGACAACCACTGTGTGAAGGGCCTGCTTTATGTGATAAAGAAAACTTTGCGCAGCATATGCCGTTATCACGCAAGACATGTACAATACCTTTCATTCATCTCTATAGCTCGACGGGCGTTATCTAAATGTCTTCGAGAATGCTGAGCTTTTACAGCCCACCTGCATCATTATTGCTCTCCACTGCTTTACAGTTCATCCGCGcggtcgcttatctccacacatATAATGGCGTCAACGTGGCATCACAATGGAAAAAAACTTAGAAAGAAATGCCTCGCAGTGTCCGTGCATAGCGTTTAATGCATTAGTTGGTTCTCAGTTAGCTGTTAGCACATCGTTACCACATCATTAGTCGACGACCACATCGAAAGGGCAACCTCTTTAATCCGAACAGGTAGAACGCCTTTAtttggcacgaaacaaccgttcGGCCTTGTTTGCAGAAGAACCCTCGCGCGTGATGGTGGGAAAGGTCACATGCACCTCTCCTAGCTGTTCACAATAGACAGACTCTGCTGACACATCTACAATGTAAACGCGCAGCGATCCGCAAAAAGATAAGCTGCAATATCCGACGCAGACTGATTGCCCGCGCCGCCCAGCCGATAGCAGGCCGCAATCAGCAGACAACTAAGGCTGCGCGCAATTCTGGCCAACAAAGAAGGCGACGATACGGGGGAGAGCGAACGCAGAGGCCAGGTCCTGGACGAGAGCGAAGCTTCACTCGGCGTGCCGGCGCGACGGCGGCGAGGCACGATATACCCTCCTCCTCGCCCTCTATCTGCGTCACAAACACACACGACCTCAGCGGCGTACACTCCGGCGCGCTACAAAAGCCAGCCGTCCGGGCCTTCTCGTACAAAGGCCTGCACGCTGCTCCGAGAGCTCAGTCAGCCCCACGTTCCCCACGCCATGGCGTTCATGATCCCGGCCGTCCGCAACGAATACGACATCTACCTCAGCCGGAGCCCACGGAACTCCGGTTCACCGCCAACGCAGGAATGGTCGACCAGTAGCGTCGAGGAGTACCTGAGGAGCATGCGCGGATCGGCTTGccaaaacaacaacaacgtctTCGTGAAGAACAACAACCTCGGGTCGAGCAGGGACCGTTCGTCCGGTTCTTCGTCGCCTCAGCGCAAGACAAGCAGGGACATCGTCAGCATGCAAGCAAGAGCCGACCCGGTGCTCATCGAAAAGCTGAAGAAGTGCGACCCGTCTTAGCGATGGCGATCGTCTCCTTCTACGCTTTCTTCAAGTCTTCGGGACGTGCCGAAGTAAACCTGGCGCCGTAGATGCTCATCGACGCACGAAGCCAATGATCTTCCAGGATCTGAGGAATGTCTTCCAACAGCACACCTCCGGTGACGCGACGACAATTCGCGAGC
This Dermacentor silvarum isolate Dsil-2018 chromosome 6, BIME_Dsil_1.4, whole genome shotgun sequence DNA region includes the following protein-coding sequences:
- the LOC119456130 gene encoding uncharacterized protein LOC119456130; amino-acid sequence: MAFMIPAVRNEYDIYLSRSPRNSGSPPTQEWSTSSVEEYLRSMRGSACQNNNNVFVKNNNLGSSRDRSSGSSSPQRKTSRDIVSMQARADPVLIEKLKKCDPS